In Candidatus Pelagibacter sp. RS39, the following proteins share a genomic window:
- a CDS encoding VOC family protein — protein sequence MYKNTNCFHLAIPCGDLETAKKFYSETLGCRLDNSAQEWADVDFWGNELTLHASEHKLDNERHDVDMGNVSVPHFGVHLSRKDFDTLKNRLKEKGTKYYDEPYLRFKGTKYEQETFFVKDPNENILEIKTLTANPE from the coding sequence ATGTACAAAAACACAAATTGTTTTCATCTAGCAATCCCATGCGGAGATCTAGAAACAGCAAAAAAATTTTATAGCGAAACTTTAGGCTGCAGACTTGATAATTCAGCACAAGAATGGGCTGATGTTGATTTTTGGGGAAACGAACTAACTCTCCATGCAAGTGAGCACAAACTAGATAATGAGAGACACGATGTTGATATGGGAAATGTTTCAGTTCCACATTTTGGAGTTCATTTATCAAGAAAAGATTTTGATACTTTAAAAAATAGATTGAAAGAAAAAGGCACAAAATATTACGATGAACCTTATCTAAGATTTAAAGGAACAAAATACGAGCAAGAAACATTTTTTGTAAAAGATCCTAACGAAAATATTCTAGAGATTAAAACTTTAACAGCTAATCCAGAATAA